The following coding sequences lie in one Lytechinus pictus isolate F3 Inbred unplaced genomic scaffold, Lp3.0 scaffold_20, whole genome shotgun sequence genomic window:
- the LOC129263355 gene encoding uncharacterized protein F54H12.2-like produces MALVHEKSCPCTTSALDLFTVPPTQLAVEDGYAVDYHPIANIDSGPIEFFVSGSGTEYVDLAKTYLQVKARVVKANGANLEPTDKVGPVNLFMQSLFSQVDVSLNEKIVTPSMPTYPYRAYADVMLNYGPAALKSLYTMSLFQRDTPGKMDVAEPSPEDGDADENEGLSARYRYAKNSALIEMISPIHADLFFQPRYLINGVDLRVKLIRHKDAFSLMTNTPASGYRVKIESCTLYVRKIKVSPSTALTLERALEKTTAKYPIDRVVTKVISVSTGQMSLQQDHVFLGQLPKKVVVAMVDNRAFNGNYEKNPFNFQHFKTNYLALDVDGKLVPSKPFQPDFEGGTGKEYLREYYTLFSELNKLEMQPELYISRDDYGRGFTMFAFDLTPTGNSEGSFNLRKNGNLRLDIHFKEPLPRTINIIVIGTFENVVEIDRARNILYDFSV; encoded by the coding sequence ATGGCACTCGTACACGAAAAAAGCTGTCCTTGCACAACCAGCGCGCTGGACCTGTTCACGGTGCCGCCGACCCAGCTGGCGGTCGAAGACGGGTATGCCGTTGATTATCACCCCATCGCTAACATTGACAGCGGTCCAATCGAATTTTTTGTGTCGGGCAGCGGAACGGAATACGTCGACCTGGCAAAAACCTACCTTCAAGTGAAAGCTAGAGTGGTGAAAGCCAATGGCGCCAACTTGGAGCCGACGGATAAGGTTGGACCCGTAAATCTCTTCATGCAGTCCCTCTTTAGTCAGGTGGATGTCAGCCTGAATGAGAAAATCGTCACACCTTCTATGCCGACCTACCCCTACCGGGCCTACGCCGATGTCATGCTCAACTATGGTCCTGCTGCGCTGAAGTCTCTCTACACCATGAGCCTCTTTCAAAGGGACACTCCGGGCAAGATGGATGTTGCAGAGCCATCCCCAGAAGATGGTGATGCCGATGAAAACGAAGGATTGAGTGCTAGGTACAGGTACGCGAAAAATTCGGCCTTGATCGAGATGATCTCACCCATTCACGCCGACCTCTTCTTTCAACCCCGCTATCTCATCAATGGGGTAGATCTTCGCGTGAAACTCATACGTCACAAGGATGCGTTCAGCCTCATGACCAACACTCCGGCTTCTGGCTACCGTGTCAAGATCGAAAGTTGCACCCTCTACGTAAGGAAGATCAAAGTATCGCCTTCAACGGCCTTGACTCTAGAGAGAGCGTTGGAGAAGACCACGGCCAAGTATCCCATCGACCGCGTGGTCACGAAAGTGATCTCGGTCTCGACCGGTCAGATGTCCCTCCAGCAAGATCACGTGTTCTTAGGCCAGCTGCCGAAGAAGGTGGTCGTGGCCATGGTCGACAACAGGGCGTTCAACGGGAATTACGAAAAGAACCCGTTCAACTTTCAGCATTTCAAGACCAATTACCTGGCCCTTGATGTGGATGGGAAGCTCGTCCCTAGCAAACCTTTCCAGCCAGACTTCGAAGGTGGCACGGGAAAAGAATACCTGCGAGAATATTACACCCTCTTTTCGGAGCTTAATAAGCTCGAAATGCAGCCCGAACTCTACATTTCGAGAGATGACTACGGTAGAGGGTTCACCATGTTTGCTTTCGATCTGACGCCCACCGGAAATTCGGAAGGAAGTTTCAACCTCCGAAAGAACGGGAATCTCCGTCTGGATATTCATTTCAAGGAACCGCTCCCCAggaccatcaacatcatcgtcatTGGAACTTTTGAGAACGTGGTCGAAATCGACAGAGCTAGAAACATCCTCTACGACTTCAGCGTGTAA
- the LOC129263814 gene encoding uncharacterized protein LOC129263814, whose protein sequence is MRKGYFPHLFNTKVNQGYQGPIPPKKYFDPEGMKEDGARKKFEEWYIKQANVHYNLEEEMLAYCHSDVDILMRGCMSFRDSFIEASGIDPFKDDVTIASVCSRVYRTNFLPEETIALIPPQGYTPKHNHSLKAMCWLKWLSYTRGVDIQHALNGGEARIGNYLADGFDGTKVYDFYGCLWHGCTTCFKRRDILVPGTADTVESVYHKTIERERAIRNKGYTVEVIWEHDFQRQLKENADFFQFFKVFKETIRTPLDPRDAFYGGRTGASRLYYKSSKLEKIGYVDVCSLYPWVNKVGKYPVGHPQIITENFSNIEEYEGLIKCQLFPPRKLYHPVIPYRPPGTSSKLMFALCRTCAIEKQQTPCTHTEKERMMEGTWVTDEVKLALSKGYTMGKIFEVWHFSETTQYDPESKTGGLFSGYINTFLKVKQEASGWPAECRFPGDEEGLPVPENIRDRRERYLREYLEKEGVKLDPENIKHNPGLRAVAKSALNCMWGKMGQRGNLAKAEYFTDPGAFYQRLTDETREVLRVDFPTDQVAKVVSVPEEDFETSLGNTNVVVAAYTTAQARLKLYSYLDILQDRVLYYDTDSVIFVDREGAPKVETGNFLGDMTDELECYGEGSFIEEFCSGGSKNYAYRVYEGESGNYSTVCKVRGITLNLRNKRVVNFESLKSMVCDGKAANVITDPRRIARTRNGQLVTRTEQKAHRVVFDKRVKMADYNTLPYGY, encoded by the exons ATGAGGAAAGGCTATTTCCCCCATCTTTTCAACACCAAGGTCAACCAGGGTTACCAAGGTCCGATACCTCCTAAGAAATATTTCGACCCTGAAGGCATGAAAGAAGATGGCGCTAGGAAGAAATTTGAGGAATGGTACATCAAACAGGCCAACGTCCATTATAACCTGGAAGAGGAAATGCTAGCCTACTGTCACAGTGACGTGGATATTTTGATGAGAGGATGCATGTCCTTTCGTGATTCCTTCATTGAAGCGTCGGGGATCGACCCTTTCAAAGATGACGTCACGATCGCCTCTGTCTGCAGCCGCGTCTACCGGACCAATTTTCTGCCCGAGGAAACCATCGCGTTGATTCCACCCCAAGGCTACACCCCCAAACACAACCATTCCCTCAAAGCCATGTGTTGGCTCAAATGGCTCTCTTACACCAGAGGTGTTGACATCCAGCACGCGCTGAACGGAGGAGAAGCGCGCATAGGCAATTATCTGGCTGACGGGTTCGATGGGACAAAGGTGTACGACTTTTACGGGTGTCTTTGGCACGGATGCACAACCTGCTTCAAGAGGAGGGATATCCTGGTTCCTGGAACGGCCGACACGGTAGAAAGCGTGTACCATAAAACGATTGAGCGGGAAAGAGCCATCCGAAACAAGGGGTACACCGTGGAAGTTATCTGGGAGCACGATTTCCAACGCCAACTCAAAGAGAATGCAGACTTTTTTCAATTCTTCAAGGTCTTCAAAGAGACCATCAGAACCCCTCTCGATCCACGCGATGCCTTCTATGGAGGGAGGACGGGGGCTTCCCGCCTGTACTACAAATCCAGCAAATTGGAAAAAATTGGCTATGTTGACGTCTGCAGTCTCTATCCATGGGTGAACAAGGTCGGCAAATATCCCGTTGGACACCCGCAGATCATCACCGAAAATTTTTCCAACATCGAAGAGTATGAAGGTTTGATCAAATGCCAACTGTTCCCTCCGAGGAAACTGTATCATCCCGTCATACCTTACCGCCCGCCAGGTACGTCCTCAAAATTGATGTTCGCTTTATGCAGAACATGCGCGATCGAAAAACAACAGACACCGTGCACCCACACCGAGAAAGAGAGGATGATGGAAGGGACGTGGGTGACCGACGAAGTCAAACTTGCCTTGAGCAAAGGCTACACCATGGGCAAGATTTTCGAAGTGTGGCATTTTTCGGAAACGACGCAATACGATCCAGAGTCCAAGACGGGGGGTTTGTTCTCTGGATACATCAACACATTCTTGAAGGTGAAACAAGAAGCAAGCGGATGGCCGGCAGAATGCCGCTTTCCGGGGGATGAAGAAGGCCTTCCCGTGCCAGAGAATATTCGCGATCGCCGGGAACGCTATTTGAGAGAATACTTGGAGAAGGAAGGAGTGAAACTGGATCCAGAGAACATCAAACATAACCCGG GTCTCCGAGCAGTAGCTAAGTCGGCCCTCAATTGTATGTGGGGAAAGATGGGACAGCGAGGAAATCTTGCCAAAGCCGAATACTTCACCGACCCTGGGGCTTTCTATCAACGGCTCACTGACGAAACTCGAGAAGTCTTACGAGTCGATTTCCCCACGGATCAAGTTGCCAAGGTGGTCAGTGTCCCGGAAGAGGATTTTGAAACCAGCCTCGGAAACACGAACGTGGTGGTTGCGGCCTACACCACGGCACAGGCCAGGCTTAAGTTGTACAGCTACCTGGACATTTTGCAAGACCGCGTGCTGTACTACGACACCGACTCGGTCATCTTCGTCGACAGAGAGGGCGCCCCAAAGGTTGAAACAGGAAATTTCTTGGGGGATATGACGGATGAGCTGGAGTGCTATGGAGAAGGAAGTTTCATCGAAGAATTTTGCTCGGGCGGCAGTAAAAATTACGCCTACAGAGTGTATGAGGGGGAGAGCGGAAACTATTCTACCGTATGCAAGGTCCGTGGCATTACCTTAAATTTGAGAAACAAGCGAGTGGTCAATTTTGAAAGTCTCAAATCCATGGTGTGCGATGGAAAAGCGGCCAATGTCATCACCGATCCCAGACGCATCGCTCGTACACGGAATGGGCAGTTGGTCACAAGAACGGAACAGAAGGCTCACCGCGTGGTGTTCGATAAACGCGTCAAGATGGCCGATTATAACACGCTACCGTATGGCTACTAA
- the LOC135157946 gene encoding uncharacterized protein LOC135157946 — translation MSQTQWSTEDEAMLRLLLERRRRATERQRQARAEVVERMREENIEDEERDARSDMDAMEGHDGDENRDDREGGGTADDVEDMFDPNLAALEEGVVLDKETMRRFYRVDGHKARKVGRFKTEAVDYTIVVRPLDALLHHHGANEVVQALLESIFSLMRDGVQSHDRIGMVIDGGGLRAPIWIPIMRNDQFSIERVMLAIEGVLQSNAGFLTEEDGFEISFIHIAMPAGRGNHGIPKLVFQKWLKRKRCFVRIKNRDSTCCARALAVAIAHARRNDNDEAASDFRSVSRSDTPQKAEAYRLHDMSGVPVDAACGIDELKAFQEILPDYQIVVYSKDTFNEILYAGPPKSKQLYLYHYEDHYDVITSMPAFLEQNGYCQHCLKGYSVKKQHVCSARCVCCRRGPCELTEWVHCPDCRRYFKSTDCFENHKREGKINDCNEEEEEGEDDEEEKNEGDEKGGQGKHNRREVSVCSRLFRCKDCGVMIDQIKGGTRKKHVCGMRYCPRCKLEVSCDDIHSCYMQPLAREDLKESMEGMDRFIEAFTKHSVNLPDEGGSKDSGNGSLQRTYVSLAIKLKILEELLNELEADADPTQTVKAKIKACKSWIKLCRNSIPSYIFYDFECRQDEEVGENKLGKIYKHVANLCVAYRVCAICWQDVDRECNVCVQRQWVFQGDGCRDVFCQWLFSDPLHAGRRAIAHNAWLCH, via the coding sequence ATGATCGGGAAGGCGGCGGTACTGCGGATGACGTTGAGGACATGTTTGATCCCAACTTGGCCGCGCTGGAAGAGGGTGTTGTACTGGATAAAGAGACCATGCGTAGATTCTATCGGGTGGATGGACACAAGGCACGCAAGGTAGGGCGATTTAAAACTGAAGCCGTTGATTATACCATCGTGGTACGCCCCTTGGATGCTCTATTACACCATCATGGGGCTAACGAGGTCGTGCAAGCGCTACTCGAGagtattttttctttgatgAGAGACGGCGTTCAATCGCACGATAGAATCGGAATGGTCATCGATGGTGGCGGGTTAAGAGCACCGATTTGGATTCCCATCATGCGAAACGATCAGTTCTCCATCGAACGGGTCATGTTAGCTATAGAGGGCGTTTTACAATCCAACGCAGGGTTTCTCACCGAAGAAGATGGATTTGAAATTTCGTTCATTCACATTGCCATGCCAGCGGGGAGAGGCAATCACGGTATACCTAAACTTGTTTTTCAAAAATGGCTGAAGAGAAAACGTTGCTTTGTGCGCATCAAGAATCGGGACAGCACGTGCTGCGCACGGGCTCTCGCCGTGGCCATCGCTCACGCTCGCCGTAATGACAACGACGAGGCGGCTTCTGATTTTAGATCCGTCAGTCGATCCGACACGCCTCAAAAAGCAGAGGCGTACCGTCTGCACGATATGTCGGGCGTGCCAGTCGATGCAGCCTGCGGAATCGACGAGTTGAAGGCGTTCCAGGAAATCTTGCCCGATTACCAGATCGTGGTCTATTCCAAGGACACATTCAATGAAATTCTCTACGCTGGACCTCCTAAATCAAAGCAGCTGTACCTTTACCATTACGAAGACCATTATGATGTCATCACCTCGATGCCAGCTTTTTTGGAACAGAATGGATATTGTCAACACTGTTTGAAAGGATATAGCGTAAAGAAGCAGCACGTGTGTTCGGCTAGATGTGTCTGCTGTCGCAGGGGTCCGTGCGAGCTCACAGAGTGGGTGCATTGCCCCGACTGCCGCCGGTACTTTAAGAGCACGGACTGCTTTGAGAATCATAAACGGGAAGGAAAAATCAACGATtgtaatgaagaagaagaagaaggagaagatgatgaagaagaaaaaaatgaaggggatgAAAAAGGCGGTCAGGGAAAACATAACAGAAGGGAGGTGTCGGTATGCAGCCGGCTGTTCAGATGCAAGGATTGCGGGGTGATGATCGACCAAATAAAGGGAGGAACGAGGAAAAAGCATGTCTGTGGGATGCGATACTGCCCGCGTTGTAAACTGGAAGTTTCGTGCGATGACATTCACTCGTGTTACATGCAACCTCTGGCACGGGAAGATCTCAAAGAAAGCATGGAAGGTATGGATAGGTTCATCGAAGCATTTACCAAACACTCGGTCAATCTGCCTGATGAGGGTGGTAGTAAGGATAGTGGTAATGGAAGCTTACAGCGGACCTACGTTTCACTGGCAATAAAGCTTAAGATTCTCGAGGAGTTGTTGAACGAATTGGAGGCTGATGCCGATCCGACACAGACCGTAAAAGCCAAGATTAAAGCCTGCAAGTCGTGGATAAAACTATGCAGAAATTCCATCCCTTCCTACATCTTTTACGACTTCGAATGCCGGCAAGATGAAGAGGTGGGTGAAAACAAATTGGGGAAAATCTACAAACACGTTGCAAATTTATGCGTTGCCTACCGTGTGTGCGCCATCTGCTGGCAAGACGTGGACAGAGAGTGTAACGTGTGCGTGCAACGACAGTGGGTGTTCCAAGGAGATGGTTGTCGAGATGTATTTTGCCAGTGGTTGTTTTCTGACCCGCTTCACGCTGGTAGACGGGCCATCGCCCACAATGCCTGGCTATGCCATTAG